A stretch of Capricornis sumatraensis isolate serow.1 chromosome 10, serow.2, whole genome shotgun sequence DNA encodes these proteins:
- the RBM34 gene encoding RNA-binding protein 34 isoform X2, producing MALGGKNKREKRKSAQEGENPDYGGCGNLEGDYEVGQVANSLFRGKQPSRGSTGRLASLFRSVNPQLQPVYVPVPKVTIKKRKRDEEEKSSPQIQTPLLQEPAKKMKVKKKLSDAEKKLASREDALASADLEEIQQKQGQKRKNSQPGVTVADKELLDDVEETVVNQRKKIQINQEEERLKNERTVFVGNLPVTCKKKKLKSFFKEYGQIESVRFRSLIPAEGTLSKKLAAIKRKIHPDQKNINAYVVFKDESAATKALERNGAQFAEGFRVRVDLATETSSRDKRSVFVGNLPYKVEESAVEKHFLACGNVVAVRIVRDQVTGVGRGFGYVLFENTDAVHLALKLNNSELMGRKLRVMRSLHKEKLKQNSNPSLKNVSKPKQGLNFASKSAQNSKGLFIGEKAVLMKKKKGQKKSRQTKTQKKQK from the exons ATGGCCCTGGGAGGGAAGAACAAAcgggagaaaagaaagagtgcGCAGGAGGG AGAGAACCCGGATTATGGCGGTTGTGGGAATCTGGAAGGAGACTATGAGGTTGGACAAGTCGCCAATAGTTTATTCCGCGGCAAGCAACCCTCCAGAGGCAGTACCGGTCGGCTGGCTTCGCTCTTTCGTTCTGTGAACCCTCAGCTTCAACCCGTGTACGTGCCTGTACCTAAAGTAA CCATCAAAAAAAGGAAACGAGATGAGGAGGAAAAAAGTTCACCCCAAATCCAAACGCCACTTTTGCAAGAACCTgccaaaaaaatgaaagtgaagaagaaacttTCTGATGCAGAGAAGAAGTTGGCAAGCAG AGAAGATGCGTTAGCAAGTGCTGATTTAGAAGAAATTCAGCAGAAACAagggcagaaaaggaaaaattctcaACCTGGTGTTACAGTTGCAGATAAAGAATTACTTGATGATGTAGAAGAGACGGTtgtaaatcaaagaaagaaaattcaaatcaacCAAGAAGAAGAGAGATTAAAGAATGAGAGAACTGTGTTTGTTGGGAATTTGCCTGTCACCTGTAAGAAGAAG aagctgaagtcattttttaaagagtatgGACAGATAGAATCTGTACGATTTCGTTCTCTG attCCAGCAGAGGGAACTTTGTCCAAAAAGTTGGCGGCAATAAA gcgTAAAATTCATCCCGATCAGAAAAATATTAATGCTTACGTTGTGTTTAAGGATGAGAGTGCTGCTACAAAAGCACTGGAAAG AAATGGGGCCCAGTTTGCAGAAGGATTCCGTGTTAGAGTGGATCTTGCAACTGAGACCTCCTCC AGGGACAAGAGATCCGTATTTGTGGGAAATCTCCCATACA AAGTTGAAGAATCTGCAGTTGAGAAGCACTTTTTGGCCTGTGGGAACGTTGTGGCTGTGAGGATTGTGCGGGATCAAGTTACTGGAGTCGGCAGAGGCTTTGGCTACGTGCTCTTTGAG AATACAGATGCTGTTCATCTTGCTCTGAAATTAAATAATTCTGAACTGATGGGAAGAAAACTCAGAGTCATGCGTTCTCTCcataaagaaaagttaaaacaaaattcaaatccTAGTTTGAAGAATGTCAGTAAACCTAAGCAGGGACTTAACTTTGCTTCAAAAAGTGCACAGAATTCTAAAGGTTTGTTTATTGGAGAGAAAGCTGTTctcatgaagaaaaagaaaggacagaagaaaagcagacaaactaagacacagaaaaagcagaaGTAA
- the RBM34 gene encoding RNA-binding protein 34 isoform X3: MALGGKNKREKRKSAQEGENPDYGGCGNLEGDYEVGQVANSLFRGKQPSRGSTGRLASLFRSVNPQLQPVYVPVPKVTIKKRKRDEEEKSSPQIQTPLLQEPAKKMKVKKKLSDAEKKLASREDALASADLEEIQQKQGQKRKNSQPGVTVADKELLDDVEETVVNQRKKIQINQEEERLKNERTVFVGNLPVTCKKKKLKSFFKEYGQIESVRFRSLIPAEGTLSKKLAAIKRKIHPDQKNINAYVVFKDESAATKALERNGAQFAEGFRVRVDLATETSSRDKRSVFVGNLPYIEESAVEKHFLACGNVVAVRIVRDQVTGVGRGFGYVLFENTDAVHLALKLNNSELMGRKLRVMRSLHKEKLKQNSNPSLKNVSKPKQGLNFASKSAQNSKGLFIGEKAVLMKKKKGQKKSRQTKTQKKQK, from the exons ATGGCCCTGGGAGGGAAGAACAAAcgggagaaaagaaagagtgcGCAGGAGGG AGAGAACCCGGATTATGGCGGTTGTGGGAATCTGGAAGGAGACTATGAGGTTGGACAAGTCGCCAATAGTTTATTCCGCGGCAAGCAACCCTCCAGAGGCAGTACCGGTCGGCTGGCTTCGCTCTTTCGTTCTGTGAACCCTCAGCTTCAACCCGTGTACGTGCCTGTACCTAAAGTAA CCATCAAAAAAAGGAAACGAGATGAGGAGGAAAAAAGTTCACCCCAAATCCAAACGCCACTTTTGCAAGAACCTgccaaaaaaatgaaagtgaagaagaaacttTCTGATGCAGAGAAGAAGTTGGCAAGCAG AGAAGATGCGTTAGCAAGTGCTGATTTAGAAGAAATTCAGCAGAAACAagggcagaaaaggaaaaattctcaACCTGGTGTTACAGTTGCAGATAAAGAATTACTTGATGATGTAGAAGAGACGGTtgtaaatcaaagaaagaaaattcaaatcaacCAAGAAGAAGAGAGATTAAAGAATGAGAGAACTGTGTTTGTTGGGAATTTGCCTGTCACCTGTAAGAAGAAG aagctgaagtcattttttaaagagtatgGACAGATAGAATCTGTACGATTTCGTTCTCTG attCCAGCAGAGGGAACTTTGTCCAAAAAGTTGGCGGCAATAAA gcgTAAAATTCATCCCGATCAGAAAAATATTAATGCTTACGTTGTGTTTAAGGATGAGAGTGCTGCTACAAAAGCACTGGAAAG AAATGGGGCCCAGTTTGCAGAAGGATTCCGTGTTAGAGTGGATCTTGCAACTGAGACCTCCTCC AGGGACAAGAGATCCGTATTTGTGGGAAATCTCCCATACA TTGAAGAATCTGCAGTTGAGAAGCACTTTTTGGCCTGTGGGAACGTTGTGGCTGTGAGGATTGTGCGGGATCAAGTTACTGGAGTCGGCAGAGGCTTTGGCTACGTGCTCTTTGAG AATACAGATGCTGTTCATCTTGCTCTGAAATTAAATAATTCTGAACTGATGGGAAGAAAACTCAGAGTCATGCGTTCTCTCcataaagaaaagttaaaacaaaattcaaatccTAGTTTGAAGAATGTCAGTAAACCTAAGCAGGGACTTAACTTTGCTTCAAAAAGTGCACAGAATTCTAAAGGTTTGTTTATTGGAGAGAAAGCTGTTctcatgaagaaaaagaaaggacagaagaaaagcagacaaactaagacacagaaaaagcagaaGTAA
- the RBM34 gene encoding RNA-binding protein 34 isoform X1, whose translation MALGGKNKREKRKSAQEGENPDYGGCGNLEGDYEVGQVANSLFRGKQPSRGSTGRLASLFRSVNPQLQPVYVPVPKEAIKKRKRDEEEKSSPQIQTPLLQEPAKKMKVKKKLSDAEKKLASREDALASADLEEIQQKQGQKRKNSQPGVTVADKELLDDVEETVVNQRKKIQINQEEERLKNERTVFVGNLPVTCKKKKLKSFFKEYGQIESVRFRSLIPAEGTLSKKLAAIKRKIHPDQKNINAYVVFKDESAATKALERNGAQFAEGFRVRVDLATETSSRDKRSVFVGNLPYKVEESAVEKHFLACGNVVAVRIVRDQVTGVGRGFGYVLFENTDAVHLALKLNNSELMGRKLRVMRSLHKEKLKQNSNPSLKNVSKPKQGLNFASKSAQNSKGLFIGEKAVLMKKKKGQKKSRQTKTQKKQK comes from the exons ATGGCCCTGGGAGGGAAGAACAAAcgggagaaaagaaagagtgcGCAGGAGGG AGAGAACCCGGATTATGGCGGTTGTGGGAATCTGGAAGGAGACTATGAGGTTGGACAAGTCGCCAATAGTTTATTCCGCGGCAAGCAACCCTCCAGAGGCAGTACCGGTCGGCTGGCTTCGCTCTTTCGTTCTGTGAACCCTCAGCTTCAACCCGTGTACGTGCCTGTACCTAAA gaaGCCATCAAAAAAAGGAAACGAGATGAGGAGGAAAAAAGTTCACCCCAAATCCAAACGCCACTTTTGCAAGAACCTgccaaaaaaatgaaagtgaagaagaaacttTCTGATGCAGAGAAGAAGTTGGCAAGCAG AGAAGATGCGTTAGCAAGTGCTGATTTAGAAGAAATTCAGCAGAAACAagggcagaaaaggaaaaattctcaACCTGGTGTTACAGTTGCAGATAAAGAATTACTTGATGATGTAGAAGAGACGGTtgtaaatcaaagaaagaaaattcaaatcaacCAAGAAGAAGAGAGATTAAAGAATGAGAGAACTGTGTTTGTTGGGAATTTGCCTGTCACCTGTAAGAAGAAG aagctgaagtcattttttaaagagtatgGACAGATAGAATCTGTACGATTTCGTTCTCTG attCCAGCAGAGGGAACTTTGTCCAAAAAGTTGGCGGCAATAAA gcgTAAAATTCATCCCGATCAGAAAAATATTAATGCTTACGTTGTGTTTAAGGATGAGAGTGCTGCTACAAAAGCACTGGAAAG AAATGGGGCCCAGTTTGCAGAAGGATTCCGTGTTAGAGTGGATCTTGCAACTGAGACCTCCTCC AGGGACAAGAGATCCGTATTTGTGGGAAATCTCCCATACA AAGTTGAAGAATCTGCAGTTGAGAAGCACTTTTTGGCCTGTGGGAACGTTGTGGCTGTGAGGATTGTGCGGGATCAAGTTACTGGAGTCGGCAGAGGCTTTGGCTACGTGCTCTTTGAG AATACAGATGCTGTTCATCTTGCTCTGAAATTAAATAATTCTGAACTGATGGGAAGAAAACTCAGAGTCATGCGTTCTCTCcataaagaaaagttaaaacaaaattcaaatccTAGTTTGAAGAATGTCAGTAAACCTAAGCAGGGACTTAACTTTGCTTCAAAAAGTGCACAGAATTCTAAAGGTTTGTTTATTGGAGAGAAAGCTGTTctcatgaagaaaaagaaaggacagaagaaaagcagacaaactaagacacagaaaaagcagaaGTAA
- the TOMM20 gene encoding mitochondrial import receptor subunit TOM20 homolog: protein MVGRNSAIAAGVCGALFIGYCIYFDRKRRSDPNFKNRLRERRKKQKLAKERAGLSKLPDLKDAEAVQKFFLEEIQLGEELLAQGEYEKGVDHLTNAIAVCGQPQQLLQVLQQTLPPPVFQMLLTKLPTISQRIVSAQSLAEDDVE from the exons ATGGTGGGCCGGAACAGCGCCATCGCCGCCGGCGTGTGCGGGGCCCTTTTCATAGGTTACTGCATTTACTTTGACCGCAAGAGACGGAGTGACCCCAACTTCAAGAACAGGCTGCGAGAAC gaagaaagaaacaaaagcttgCCAAGGAGAGAGCTGGGCTTTCCAAG ttaCCTGACCTTAAAGATGCTGAAGCTGTTCAGAAATTCTTTCTAGAAGAAATACAGCTTGGTGAAGAATTACTAGCTCAAG GTGAATATGAGAAGGGCGTGGACCATCTGACGAATGCGATTGCCGTGTGTGGACAGCCGCAGCAGTTACTGCAAGTGTTGCAGCAAACTCTCCCACCACCAGTGTTCCAGATGCTTTTGACTAAGCTCCCGACAATTAGTCAG agaATTGTAAGTGCTCAGAGCTTGGCTGAAGATGATGTGGAATGA